A single window of Lacerta agilis isolate rLacAgi1 chromosome 12, rLacAgi1.pri, whole genome shotgun sequence DNA harbors:
- the SFRP4 gene encoding secreted frizzled-related protein 4, with protein MATVTLLAWLGLWLGRATSGLPGSPCEPVRIPMCRHMPWNMTRMPNHLHHSTQENAVLAIEQYHELVAAGCSPVLSFFLCAMYAPICAVEFLHDPIKPCKALCERARDGCEPLMKRYNHSWPEALACQDLPVYDRGVCIAPEAIVTDLPEEDVKWIDLSDDVMVHEKPLFPECKTSSHERCKCKKVKPTLATYLSKNYSYVIHAKVKSVERGGCNEITTMVDVKDVLKSSTPVPHSLVPLHTNSSCQCPPLLPKQDVLIMCYEWRSRLMLLDGCSVEKWKDPLSKRFKRWEQRLQEQKQRAGPNKNQNARNAGRSGMPKQNLKNTNPALTSPKKINTLRSDQKKTSPKNI; from the exons ATGGCGACGGTGACCCTCTTGGCGTGGCTCGGGCTGTGGCTGGGGCGCGCCACGTCGGGGCTGCCCGGCTCTCCCTGCGAGCCGGTGCGCATCCCCATGTGTCGCCACATGCCCTGGAACATGACCCGAATGCCCAACCACTTGCACCACAGCACCCAGGAGAACGCCGTGCTGGCCATCGAGCAGTACCACGAGCTGGTGGCCGCCGGCTGCAGCCCGGTGCTCAGCTTCTTCCTGTGCGCCATGTACGCGCCCATCTGCGCCGTCGAGTTCCTGCACGACCCCATCAAGCCCTGCAAGGCGCTGTGTGAGCGCGCCCGAGACGGCTGCGAGCCCCTCATGAAGAGGTACAACCACAGCTGGCCCGAAGCCCTGGCCTGCCAAGACTTGCCCGTCTACGACCGAGGGGTCTGCATCGCCCCCGAGGCCATCGTCACGGATCTGCCGGAAG AAGACGTGAAGTGGATCGATTTATCTGACGACGTGATGGTCCACGAAAAGCCTCTGTTTCCCGAGTGCAAGACCTCAAGCCACG AGCGCTGCAAGTGCAAGAAGGTCAAGCCCACTCTGGCGACGTATCTGTCCAAAAACTACTCTTACG TTATTCATGCTAAAGTCAAGAGCGTAGAGAGAGGAGGCTGCAATGAAATAACCACAATGGTTGACGTGAAAGACGTATTGAAATCTTCAACTCCTGTTCCCCATTCTCTCGTGCCTCTGCATACAAATTCCTCCTGCCAATGTCCCCCTCTTCTGCCAAAGCAAGATGTCCTCATTATGTGTTATGAGTGGCGCTCAAG GTTAATGCTTCTTGATGGCTGCTCAGTTGAAAAATGGAAGGATCCGCTGAGTAAACGATTTAAG AGATGGGAACAGCGACTCCAAGAACAGAAGCAACGGGCAGGTCCAAATAAAAACCAGAATGCTAGAAACGCCGGGCGCAGCGGGATGCCAAAGCAAAACCTGAAGAACACCAACCCAGCGCTCACTAGTCCCAAGAAAATCAACACGCTCAGAAGCGATCAGAAAAAAACCAGCCCCAAAAACATATGA